Below is a window of Pseudomonadota bacterium DNA.
CGCTGGCCGTGGCCGAAAGCACGATGTCCGCCTCTTTCAGATAATGGCGGAGGTTCGCCAGGTTGACCGGATAGGCGCCGAAACGCCCCGCCAGCGCTTCGGCGCGGGTAAGTGAACGGTTTGCGATCAGCATGTGCCGGATCCCGCGTTCGTGGAGATGTTGGGCGGTCAGTTCAATGGTATCCCCGGCGCCGATGAGGAGCGCCGTGCGCGCGCCGAACTCACCGAAAATCTGTTGCGCAAGGCGGACCGCCGCGAACGCCACGGACACCGGGCTCGATCCGATTGCGGTATCAGTCCGCACCTTCTTGGCGACAGAAAAAGCATGCTGAAACAATCTGTTCAGTAATTTGCCCAGGGTTTGATAGCGGCGCGCGATGCGATAGGCATTCTTGATCTGTCCGAGGATTTGGGGTTCTCCCAACACCCTCGACTCAAGTCCGCACGCGACCCGTAGCAGGTGGCGGACGGTGTCTTCTTGCGGTAAAGAAAACAGATAGCGTTTGATCTCCGCCGCATCGAGACCCTGATACCCGGTGAGCCATGCGAGGGGGCTGTGGGTATCGGGGTGAGTCTGGTGACAGTATACTTCCGTCCGATTGCAAGTGGACAAGATAAGGGCCTCGTTGACGCCTTCGACACGGCGAAATTCCGCGAGCGCTTGCGGGAGCCGATCGGGCGTGAACATGACGCGCTCGCGAATGGCTATCGGCGCCGTCTTATGATTGATTCCCACTACCAGGAGCGGCATGGGCTTCCCGGCTGCGATGGAGGCCGTGCTTGGCGGAGGAGGAAATTGAGTCTATGCATGCTGACTGGGCGATGGGCTCCACGAACCAAAGAACCCTCGCTTCTTAGTAATTACTAATACGAATGCAGTAGAATAGCAACATTAGCATAATCCCGGGGTTGGTCGAAGTCGCCATTCTGAAGTGCTGCCGAGATTTCGGACAGCCGTTTGCAAAACCTTACCAGGGGCGGTCAACGCGTTCTTCAGCCCACTGCTAAACCATGGATCTAGTGTTCTGTAACTCAAATAAGCCAGAATATACCGTCGGCGTCGAAAATCAGATTCGTCATTCCCGCGGAAGCGGGAATCCAGCGTCGGCCTATGCTCCGCATGGATTCCGGCTCGCGTCCGCTGCGCGGACTTGGTCGGAACGGGTCTGTGTTCTGCGGCGTGTTTCTGTGACAATCCACTAGCCATTCAGCCATGCTGTCTTCGCGTGATTCCTTGACGTTCGCGCCGTTTAAGCGGCGCCAATCTCCGTGCCCTGGGCTTGTGTGCCTACTCGCGGCGTGGCTCGCCGGTTGCGCTACGAGCCAGGTTCAGCCCCAGCCGGGGCCGCAAGCGGTGATGATCCCTTCCGCGAGCGCCGCTGCCGCCACGCCGAGGATCGAACTCACCGAAGAGATGTTATACAAGCTGCTGGTCGCTGAAATCGCCGGGCAGCGGGGGCATCCCGAGATCGCGGCAGAAAATTATTTAGAGATCGCACGTACAGTAGCCGATGCGCGCGTCGCGGAGCGTGCGGCCCGCATCGCGATTTTCGCCAAACGCGAACACGACGCGCTGGAAGCGGCCGAGCTCTGGGTCGCGCGCGCCGGGGATGATCCGGAGGCGCGGCGGGTGCTGGCGGCGTTATTGATTCGCGGAGGCCGGCTTGACGAAGCCTTGAAACATCTCGAAATCGTGACGGACTCGGACGATGAGCAGGCGAGTCATAACCTGCGGCTGATCGCCAATTTACTCAGCACCGAAAAGGACCAAGCCGCGGCGCTCAAGGTGATGGAGCGGCTGGTGGCGACGCGCCAAAATGACCCACAGGCCTTGTTCGCTTATGCGTGGTTGGCGCTTCGCGCCGACGAGGTTCAGGTAGCGCGGGAAACCATGGAGCGGGCGCTGAGACTTCCTCCTTTCGACACCAACATGGCGGTGGCCTATCTCGGGATCTTGCAAAAGCAGGGCGACATGCAAACCGCGTTGACCTGGATCGAGGAGGCCGTGAAGGAACATCCCGGGAACTTTCATCTGCGCATGGCTTACGGCAGGCTGCTCGCCGACAATAAGCGTTTCGATGCGGCCCGCGACCAATTCGAGATCCTTGCCAAAGAGCAACCCGAAAACCCCGATGTCCGCTTTGCGCTAGGGCTGCTCTACCTCCAAGGCCAAGACCTGGCCAAAGCCGAGCAAAGTTTTATGCGCATCGCGCGGAGCGGACAGTACACCGACGATGCGCGTTATTACTTGGGACAAATCGCCGAAGCGAAAAAGGATTACGCCTCGGCGCTCCATTGGTACTCATCGGTTGAGGAAGGACCGAATCATTTCGACGCGCAACTGAGCATCGCGCTGGCGCTGGTTAAGGACGGTAAGGTGAAGGACGCCGAGCGCCATCTGGCGACGATCAAACCCTCGAACGAGCAGCAGAGGATCAAGGCAATCCGGATCGCGGGGGAAATACTCACCCACCAAAGCCGGTACACCGAAGCCATGAAGCTTTATGACCAAGCGCTGGCCGGGGGCTATGATTCGGAACTGCTCTATACCCGGGCGATGCTCGCGGACAAGATCGGCCGCATCGATCTCCTGGAGCGCGATCTGAAGCACATTCTGGCGCGCGAACCCAAGAACGCCCAAGCCCTCAACGCCCTCGGCTATTCGCTCGCCGATCGCACCACCCGTTACCAAGAGGCTTATGCGCTCATTAAACGAGCGCTGGAATTGACGCCGAATGATTTTTTTGTCCTCGATAGCATGGGGTGGGTGCTTTACCGTTTAGGGCGCTTGGATGAGGCGGAAAGCTATCTTCGACGCGCGCTCCAGATCCGCAATGACCCGGAGGTAGCGGCGCATCTCGGGGAGATCTTGTGGGTGAAGGGCGACAGAGCCGAGGCGCGGCGGGTTTGGGACAACGCGCTGCGGGTAACGCCGGGGGACCCGAATCTACTGAAAGTGATGAGGCGGCTCAACCAGTGAAAGCAAGGCATGCCGCGCTTGGGCTGCTGTTGCTCACCGCATGCGCGCAGATGCCCGTCTACCACTTGGGGGGAAACGCGGCCATCGACCAGGCTTGGCAACGCCACCGCGGCGAGATCGATGCTTTGCGGCGCTGGTCGCTCCATGGGCGCGTCGCGGTGCAAACACCCCGAGACGGTTGGCAGGCGGGTTTGCAGTGGCGGCAGGCGGGTGAAGGTTTCTCGCTGCGAATCGTCGCCCCGCTGGGACAAGGAACCTACGGTCTGGATGGCGATGCGAGTGGCGTCGTCATGCGTACGCCGGACAATAAATCGTTAACGGCCCGCGATGCCGAGACCCTGCTCTCGGAGCAGCTCGGGTGGACCTTGCCGGTCGGGGGTCTGCATTACTGGGTGCGCGGGATCCCCGATCCCGAGGCGCCGGTATCCCGGCTTCAGTTGGATCCCTTGGGCCGCATGATCGATCTAGAGCAGTCCGGGTGGCGCATCAGTGTTCTGAGCTATGGCCGCAGCGGGGCGGTCGATCTCCCGCTCAAGCTCTTCTTGCACAGCGATCAGCTCAAGGTACGGATGGTCGTGCAAAGCTGGGAGATGGGTTGAAAAATGCTCGCCACACCCTGGCCCGCACCAGCAAAGATCAATCTTTTTCTCCACATTACCGGGAGGCGCGGGGACGGCTATCACGAGTTACAAACCGTATTTCAATTCCTGGATAGAGGCGATAGCATCGAAATCCATCCGCGCGAGGACGGCCGGATCCGACGTCTGTCGGAGCTGCCGGGCGTGCATGCCGACGATGACTTGGCGGTCAAGTCCGCGCGCTCTCTACAGGCGGCCACCGGTAGCCGCTTCGGCGCCGATCTCAGGGTTAAAAAGCGTTTGCCGATCGGCGCCGGACTCGGCGGAGGGAGCTCCGATGCCGCAACCACCCTCGTCGCCTTAAACCAATTATGGGGACTTGGATTGCCCGCCGAGCGCCTGATCGAATTAGGAGTAAAACTCGGCGCCGATATTCCCATTTTTATCCGTGGCCAGGCGGCGTGGGCGGAAGGCGTCGGAGAAAAGCTGACGACGCTGTCGCTCGATGAGCCCTGGTTTTTGATCATCCAACCCCCCTGCATGGTATCGACCGAGAAGGTGTTCGCCGATCCGCATTTGACACGGGATTCGACTGCCATCACAATCGCCGATTTCATCAACTCGGGCGGCCGCAACGACTGCGAACCCGTGGTGCGGGCGCGTTACCCGGAAGTGGCAAGAGCGTTGGACTGGCTTAACCAATGGGGCGACGCCCGGCTAACAGGAACCGGCGCCTGCGTATTCGCGCGCTTTAGCGCGGAAGGCCAAGCGCGCGATGTAATTCGGGCCTTGCCTGATGATTGGCAAGGGTTTGTAGCCAGGGGGTTAAACCGCTCTCCGTTGTTGGATCGGCTCGCCGAAGAGCACGCGCGGGGCTCGCATCGAGTAGGTGCTATTGGGGTGTAGCCAAGCGGTAAGGCACGGGGTTTTGATCCCCGCATTCCCAGGTTCGAATCCTGGCACCCCAGCCATGTTTAGGTGACCAAGGGGCAGGCATGTCGTTTGATTCGGTGATGCTGTTTACGGGCAATGCCAATCCTGCTTTGGCGCAGGCCGTGGCCAACCATCTGCAGATCCCCTTG
It encodes the following:
- the hemA gene encoding glutamyl-tRNA reductase — translated: MPLLVVGINHKTAPIAIRERVMFTPDRLPQALAEFRRVEGVNEALILSTCNRTEVYCHQTHPDTHSPLAWLTGYQGLDAAEIKRYLFSLPQEDTVRHLLRVACGLESRVLGEPQILGQIKNAYRIARRYQTLGKLLNRLFQHAFSVAKKVRTDTAIGSSPVSVAFAAVRLAQQIFGEFGARTALLIGAGDTIELTAQHLHERGIRHMLIANRSLTRAEALAGRFGAYPVNLANLRHYLKEADIVLSATASAQPIVTKALVEEALQSRKHRLMFLADLAVPRDIEPEVATLADAYLYTVDDLEVVIQDNLRLRQTAAAQADEIIATQVNRFLDWVQSLDAVASVRALRGKAETVREQAVQLARQRLESGADATAVIESLAHQLTNKLIHIPSVRMREASAAGRLEVLRAAQEIFDISPPDPSI
- a CDS encoding tetratricopeptide repeat protein, yielding MLSSRDSLTFAPFKRRQSPCPGLVCLLAAWLAGCATSQVQPQPGPQAVMIPSASAAAATPRIELTEEMLYKLLVAEIAGQRGHPEIAAENYLEIARTVADARVAERAARIAIFAKREHDALEAAELWVARAGDDPEARRVLAALLIRGGRLDEALKHLEIVTDSDDEQASHNLRLIANLLSTEKDQAAALKVMERLVATRQNDPQALFAYAWLALRADEVQVARETMERALRLPPFDTNMAVAYLGILQKQGDMQTALTWIEEAVKEHPGNFHLRMAYGRLLADNKRFDAARDQFEILAKEQPENPDVRFALGLLYLQGQDLAKAEQSFMRIARSGQYTDDARYYLGQIAEAKKDYASALHWYSSVEEGPNHFDAQLSIALALVKDGKVKDAERHLATIKPSNEQQRIKAIRIAGEILTHQSRYTEAMKLYDQALAGGYDSELLYTRAMLADKIGRIDLLERDLKHILAREPKNAQALNALGYSLADRTTRYQEAYALIKRALELTPNDFFVLDSMGWVLYRLGRLDEAESYLRRALQIRNDPEVAAHLGEILWVKGDRAEARRVWDNALRVTPGDPNLLKVMRRLNQ
- the lolB gene encoding lipoprotein insertase outer membrane protein LolB; this translates as MKARHAALGLLLLTACAQMPVYHLGGNAAIDQAWQRHRGEIDALRRWSLHGRVAVQTPRDGWQAGLQWRQAGEGFSLRIVAPLGQGTYGLDGDASGVVMRTPDNKSLTARDAETLLSEQLGWTLPVGGLHYWVRGIPDPEAPVSRLQLDPLGRMIDLEQSGWRISVLSYGRSGAVDLPLKLFLHSDQLKVRMVVQSWEMG
- the ispE gene encoding 4-(cytidine 5'-diphospho)-2-C-methyl-D-erythritol kinase produces the protein MLATPWPAPAKINLFLHITGRRGDGYHELQTVFQFLDRGDSIEIHPREDGRIRRLSELPGVHADDDLAVKSARSLQAATGSRFGADLRVKKRLPIGAGLGGGSSDAATTLVALNQLWGLGLPAERLIELGVKLGADIPIFIRGQAAWAEGVGEKLTTLSLDEPWFLIIQPPCMVSTEKVFADPHLTRDSTAITIADFINSGGRNDCEPVVRARYPEVARALDWLNQWGDARLTGTGACVFARFSAEGQARDVIRALPDDWQGFVARGLNRSPLLDRLAEEHARGSHRVGAIGV